The proteins below come from a single Maridesulfovibrio frigidus DSM 17176 genomic window:
- the gcvT gene encoding glycine cleavage system aminomethyltransferase GcvT: protein MSALRITPLTEWHRENGAKLVPFAGFEMPVQYKGIIVEHKHTREKAGIFDISHMGEFVVSGEGAKAALNKLVTQNLDTLAPGKCRYGFLTDEEGGVLDDLIIYCLAEDSYMLVINGSREETDFNWIDCHLPESVNFENVSYETAKIDLQGPLALDVLESVFGRDFKNLKYFNFGQTEFDGCKLLISRTGYTGELGYEFYLPSDKALSLWKKLVAHEDVEPIGLGARDTLRLEMGYPLYGQDLDTDHNPREGGYSFVLADDAFTDVKEMLIPLKIEGRRSARHGDKVHLDGKEVGVVTSGSFSPTLGFSIALAYVQADAAEAKEFVVKGARTDFKATKSELPFYKEGTARKKLD, encoded by the coding sequence TTGTCAGCTTTACGCATCACCCCCCTTACAGAGTGGCATCGTGAAAACGGAGCTAAACTAGTTCCTTTTGCAGGCTTTGAAATGCCCGTTCAATATAAAGGCATCATTGTTGAACATAAGCACACCCGCGAAAAGGCCGGTATCTTTGATATCAGCCATATGGGAGAATTTGTTGTTTCAGGCGAAGGGGCCAAAGCCGCACTCAACAAACTGGTAACCCAAAACCTGGACACACTTGCACCCGGTAAATGCAGATATGGATTTTTAACAGACGAAGAAGGCGGAGTTCTAGATGACTTAATCATCTATTGCCTTGCAGAAGATTCATACATGCTCGTTATTAATGGATCACGCGAAGAAACCGACTTCAACTGGATTGATTGCCACCTGCCGGAAAGTGTCAATTTTGAAAACGTTTCCTACGAAACAGCTAAGATTGATTTGCAGGGGCCACTTGCTCTCGATGTTCTGGAATCCGTTTTTGGGCGAGATTTCAAGAATCTAAAATATTTCAATTTCGGTCAGACTGAATTTGATGGATGCAAATTACTAATCAGCAGAACAGGTTACACAGGTGAGCTAGGATACGAATTCTACCTTCCATCCGATAAAGCTCTATCACTATGGAAAAAGCTTGTTGCACATGAAGATGTCGAACCGATCGGTCTCGGCGCTCGCGACACACTCCGCCTTGAAATGGGCTACCCGCTTTACGGTCAGGATCTTGATACAGATCACAATCCACGCGAAGGCGGATATTCTTTTGTACTCGCTGACGATGCTTTCACCGATGTTAAAGAAATGCTTATACCTTTAAAGATAGAAGGACGTCGTTCAGCAAGACATGGCGATAAAGTTCATCTTGACGGCAAAGAGGTTGGAGTTGTCACAAGTGGCTCCTTCTCCCCTACTCTCGGATTTTCAATCGCGCTAGCTTACGTTCAGGCTGACGCCGCCGAGGCTAAAGAATTTGTAGTAAAAGGTGCTCGCACCGATTTTAAAGCTACTAAAAGCGAACTTCCTTTTTATAAAGAAGGCACTGCTCGAAAAAAACTGGACTAG